The segment AAAATCATAAAAATTGTCACAAGTTAAAATGATTATCCTTAGTATCTTTATAAGCAGTGAATCGAAATGTAAATTGCAGAACAATGGAAATTGATCAAGCACAAGAACCAGATTATGAATCAGTGAAAATTGATTATGTTGGATTTGTGGATCCTTATGCAGTTGAAGGAATGCTTGTCCTCAAAGGCGATGATGACAAAGAGTTTCACATGAGGGCATTTTCAGGCGAAGTTGCGAGACACATATCTAGTTTTGTTGATAGCTCTGCTGAATCAGTACCATCAGTTTACAAAATGATAGAAGAAATTTGTGAAGAAAATGAGTTGATGTTAGTCAAAGTTAAGATTTACGAAAGCGGTGAAGTATTGCGCGCAAATCTCTATTTTACTGGAAAAAAGGATCTCGTGCTGCGAAATTATAGAGCATCTGATGCAATGGCTTTAGGTGCTTTGTATAACATTCCAATACTTGTCCGTAAAAATCTATTAAAAGAACACATGGAAGCATAAGTGATATTTTGTTCCATTCATCTAATCTAAAATAAAATTAATCTATAGATTCAAACTACTCAAACCAAGTAACTGAGAAAAAAGTAAAAGTATTATTCATGTTAAACATTTTTGCAGATACGGTTTGTCCTACTACTGGCCTTGAAAAACAAATAGACAAAAAAGAAGATTGGTGGGATTAAAAAAACATGTGAAGTGTTGATGAACATGAAGATAAATAGAATGTATGTAATTGAGAAAATAATTCAGAAATTAGAGTCTGATGAATAATCTGAATCTAATTTATCTTGATAATTCCAATTTTGACTAGATGTTCGATTCCATTGATAAAATCTATCTCGGTAATCTTATCTTCTGACCACCATTTTGCATTGTTTCTGACCCATGATGGTATCTCTTGAGTGAAAATGCTAGTGGATTCAACTGATTGGCTAGCTTTAATGATATCATTTTGTACTAGATATTGGATTCCAATTACAAAATCTTTGTCGTTAATAGTTCCACTTGACCACCATTTTGCATTTTGTTTTATCCATGAGGGTATGCCTTGTTCTGTTGGTTTTGGTTCTGTCGTTGGTTCAGGATTTTGAGGTGGCTCTAAAACTGGAGTTGTATTGATTGGTTTGAATCCATTTGGTGTGTATATTGATTTTATCTTTGCAATATCGATTGGTTTTATCTTCATTAGTTTTGAATTCTCATGTGAAAATACTGCCATGATTGACTCTGCATCAACTAATCCTTTTGCCCAAACTGAATTTACTTTTGGATCATCTGCTTGATAGTGACCTAATCCCAATGCATGTCCTATCTCATGAGTTATTGTAGTTCGTAGTTTTTCTGACATTAACATGTCCTCACCATAACATGCATTGTAGTAGATGTATTTCTCGTCACTTGTTTTGCAGATTTGGATATCTCTGTAATAGATTTTAATTAATTTAAAATTTGAATCATTTGAATATGTTACCCCCAGTACTCGATGCATCTCATCTTTCTCTGTTGGCATTGGATGAAATTCAATTATGATATTGCAGTCTTTTTGTAGATTGTTTTGTACGTCTTTTTCTGTTAGTAGTTTGTAGTTTATCTTCCAGTTGTCCTTTGTATTTTTTCCTTCATGTATCTGTAATGCCGATTGCCAGTCTTGGACTGCAAGTCTTGCAGATTCTTCTAGCCTGTCAACTCCCCACTGTTTTAGATATGGATCTTGTTCTAGTGTTGGTTGATTCGTGCAGATAAGTGGTGTATCGAAGAATTGCCTGCCAAATATTTTGTATTCAACATTATATCCGAACGAATCATATACAAAATTTACGCAAAGAAGAAAACCTATTGCAAATAACATGATTATGATTTTCAATATTTTTCTTGATTTTCTAAAAACTTAAGGATTTGGTAGAATGAACTCATTTAGTTTGATTTATTTTTGATAAACATATTTAATGCCAAATTAAAAATTGTGAAATATGGGATTTTTCCGAAAAGAAAAAGTCATACTTGACACAAAGTGCAGAGAATGTGGCATGGAATTCTCAGAAACAGAAAGAATGCTGCGTCACATGATAAAGGCTCATACAAAGAAAAAACCAAGTTGCAATTGCTGATAAAGTATTAAACTGCACATTTTGTATCTTATACATGAGTGAACAAGAAAAAATTATGGATAATCTACTCAATGTAGATCTTGAGATAATTGATTGTGTTAGGGCACTTCAGGAAGCTAACTGGGATTCAGGTAGCCTAAAACAACAAGTTGGAGATTTGCTAAAACTCCGTGATGATATGGTTGAAAAATTAATGTCATTAAAAGGTGATGATCACGAATGTGGTTGTGGTCATCAACACGAATAATTGTAAATCTCTAATTCTTATTTTTTGAATATCAAATTGACTGGAGTGATCCTCTACTGAATAGTCACTGCTTGGACTAAAAAGTAGCTGTTCTTTCGAACACTCTCCAGTCAAGAGTGATTGCAATTTCTCACTTAAAATTATAATGATTATTCTAATCATCCAAAAAATTCTCTGGAAACATGTTTCTTATTTTGGTTCTCTCTTTCTCATATCTTTCTATTTTATCTTTGTCTAATTCTGAATCAAGGCCTTCAATCTTCTTTGTGAGTGTTTTGTATAGTATTAGATATTCTGGAAATTTTTTAGGAAGTTGTGTCATTTTAAATGGATTAAATAATGATGAATACTAGTAATATTTATGAAATTTTTGATACTGTTTTTGATCATATTTTCATTTATTGGGATTGCTTTTGCAGAAAGTGATGTCCGCACTTTGATAGTTGGAAACCAAATCATGATAACTGCTGATGTTACAAACAGTCTAAACACACAGCAGCCATTTGTGTATATCACTCAGGTAAAAAATTCGGATAATACTGTAGTTTCTCTATCTTGGTTGACTGGTTCACTTTCTCCGCGACAGTCATTTTCACCTGCACAATCATGGACATCAACTGAAATCGGTATGTATACAATTGAGGTCTTTGTTTGGAAGAGCATCGATAATCCAGAAGCGTTGTCATCTCCTTTGTTAATGACCGTAAATGTAGTTGATCCTAAGACATGATCAAATTACAAATGGCTTTTGATGAAATTTAACACAAATAGTGTTTATGCCGTCTATGATTTCTGTAATCTTTGGATACTCTGATTGTTTTTCTGAAATATCATTTTTGATTATCCTCATATAGTGAATTATTTTTTTTACTTGCTTGTTTTTCTGATTTTTTGATATTGGCGCAGTTGATAAATCCTTTAGATTTGCAGAAATATCACACAGCTTGATGATTTTTGCCTGAATTGACGCATTTTTTAATTGTGTAATGTATTGCTGCTCAATGTCTTTTTTTGCAATGCTTTTATCTTTTGATAGAGATAGAATAATCACTGCAATCTCTCTTCCAAACTTTTCATTTATCTGATCAAATGTAACATCTGTATTTTCAATAATGTCATGCATCCAAGCTGCTGCAAGTACATTTTTGTCAGTCACTCCAAGGTTTTTGAGTCGATTCACAACTCCTTCCAAGTGGTCAGAGTATGGGGTGACCCCGTCTTTTCGTTTTTGATTTTTGTGTTTCTCATGTGCAAGTTTTTTTGCTTTTAGTATGATGTCTGTACTATCTTCCATGTGGTTTGGTTTTATTTCCAATATGTAGAGGTTTATTCTATCTCTTTGAAGATATGCTTAAGTTGGATATTTGTGCCTATTATCTGTGAGTGACGCAAACTATCGAGCCATTTTTGTAATTCTAAATGACATCGAGTCACACGGGTTGATCCAGTTTAATTCTGAATATTGCGATGAGGAATTTTTTAAAAACTTTTTAGAATTTGAAAAAGACTTTTCAAATTCGTTTCATGATGTGGTGAGCAGACTTGACTCTACTCAAAACAACCAAGAGATGACGGTCTTTGCAATTTATTCTGAGATGTCTTTTATTATGTCGCATCTGGATGTGATGAACAAGTTTCTAAAAATTATTATCAATCCCACTAAACTAAAAGGTGGTTTTGATGAAAATACTGTCTTACATCAAATGATTACTAAAATATGCAACAAGATGCAGTATTCTGAAAAGCTAAAAAACTCAATACGTGGATTATTCTTGCTTAGTTTTAGAAACGCAATACTTACTCAGCAGTACAGAATTTATCAAAATAACGACCTTGTAATTTACCCCAATAATGAGACGTTAAAAAAACATTTTAGTATAAAAGATCTTACTGATTATTCCTTGCAGGTAATGACAATGCTTGAAGCGATGGTTGATTGGTCAAACGGCAGAAAAAAATCCATTGATAATTCTGCCAGTGCTATTTATTCATTGGTTAATGATATGAAAAAACAAGTTGAACTTTTAGATAAAAAACTAGATCGACTTTATTAATTATTTTCCAAAATGATTACAATTAGTTCAAAATATGATATTGTTTAGTATACATAGGTATTCTAATTTATGTGGACTCGTTGTAATAGGAGATGTTTTAGCGAGATTATGCTATCGTTTTATTTTATAATTATTTTTGTTTTACACTCATACTCAATTCATACTGTTAAAACTATCTACCACGTCGGCTAAATGAATACTGTATTTTTGAACTGGATGTAGACGCTGTTTTGATTTTTCTCTCACTCTTGTTCTTTTTTGATTCTGTCTGTTCTGTCTGAATTTTGAATATTCTATCTACTGTTGGATTTTCTGTCTCGTCAGTATAGATGATGTTCGAAGAGGATATTTTTTTTGTTTTTTCTTTCTTTTTTGCTTTCTCAGTATTGTCGTGGTTTTTCTTTGTCCATTTGATATTGTTTATGTCCACCGATGATGACTTAGCAATTGTATAGTCTCCAAATGAACCCATGTCTCTTTTATGTTTATTGTGAACATAAGCGTATTGATGGTATTCTATTCTTTCATTTGGATCTTGTTTATCTCTTGCTTGATTTTTTCAATATTGGTGCTCCAAATTTTGATCATTTTGTCCTGATTTGTAATATCTTTTTCTGAACCTATTTCTTCGAGTCGCTCCTTTTTGGCAATATGAGATTTGAGCGAATTTTCTGCTTGAACTAGTTTCTTTTGTTGATATTCTAGAATTTTTTTTGTAAGCAAACCCATATTTTTGTAAATTATAGTTTAGTCTTAAAGATTTTGAAGGGATTAAACATGTGGTAACTGCCTTGATTTTAATTATCTTTAGTAGACAACAGTAATTCAATAATTGTAATCTTCTTTTCCTGTTATCTCTGAAACTAATTTCAGATCGGTGATCTATAAACCTTGTGAGCAATTCATTCTTCTGTTTTTATTCAAAATAAACGAAATTCTAGGATTTTTCGTTAAATTATTAAAATTACAATTTTGCACTAGTAATTGCGCCTTGTGCAGCAGAACCAACCAATGTTGCATACTTTGCAAGTGCGCCCGTCGTATAGTTTGGTTTTGGTGGGCTCCACTGTCTTTTTCTTCTTTCTAGCTCGTCTACTGATACATGAAGATCAAGTATGTTAGCTTCAGTATCGATTGTTATCTCATCATCGTTTTTCACTAAAGCGATAGGTCCTCCTACATATGCTTCTGGAGCAACATGTCCTACCATAAATCCACGAGTACCACCAGAAAATCTACCATCAGTTACCATTGCAACTTTTTTTCCTAAACCTTGACCTACAAGTGCTGCAGTAGTAGCAAGCATTTCTCTCATTCCTGGTCCTCCTTTGGGACCCTCATATCTGATTACAACAACATGGCCTTCTTCAATTTCTCCTCTGGCTACCGCATCAAATGCATACTCTTCTCTGTCATACACACGTGCTTTTCCAGTAAATCGTGTCATTTCAACTCCCGCTGTTTTAATTACTGCGCCTTCTGGAGCTAAACTTCCTTTCAATATCACAGCTGTTCCTACTGAATGAATTGGATTTTCAACTGATTTTACTATTTGTTGAACTGGTTCTGGGATGTTCATAGATGCAATGTTTTCTTTAATTGATTTTCCTGTAACTGTGATACAATTGTCATGAATTAATTTTTTTTCTGCTAATTTTTTTAAGACAAATGGAATTCCGCCAATTTTATCCAATGAATTCATAACATAATTTCCACCAGGTTTCATATCTGCTAAATGTGGTGTCTTTTTTCTAACCCTTTCAAAGTCATCATATGTTAATTTTATTCCTGCTTCGTTTGATAGTGCCAATAAATGTAAAATTCCATTTGTAGAGCCGCCTACTGCATTTAGCATTGTGATTGCATTTTCAAATGCTTCAAATGTGAGAATATCTCGTGGTTTGATATTCTGCTCTAGTAGTTTTACACAAGCTTTACCTGTATCGTAAACTATCTTTTCTCTTCTATCATCTTCTGCTGGGGGACTTGCACTGCCTGGTAAAGCGAGTCCAATTGCTTCAGAAATTGATGCCATTGTATTTGCAGTAAACATACCACCGCAAGAACCTGCATTTGGACATGCGGTATTTTCTATCGCTTTTAATCCTTCTAAAGATAGCTGTCCTGCATCATATGCCCCTACTGCTTCATACACATCAACTACCGTTAGTTCTTTACCATTTAGCATTCCTGGCATAATGGTTCCGCCATAAACAAAGATTGAAGGTAAATTTAATCTGGCCATTGCCATCATAGTTCCTGGTAAACTTTTGTCACATCCTGCAATTCCTACAAATGCATCATACTGGTGTGCTCGAATCATTAACTCAATCGAGTCTGCAATTATTTCTCTTGAAATTAATGATGATTTCATTCCTTCATGTCCCATTGCAATTCCATCACTTACTGCAATAGTTGAAAATTCTCTAGGTGTTGCCCCTCCATCGCTAACTCCTTCTTTTGCTTTTAGAGCTAATCTTGGTAGATGAATATTACAGGGAGTTGCTTCATTTCCAGTATGACATACACCAACAAATGGTTTGTCTAAATCACTATCTGTCAATCCCATCGCTTTGTACATTGCTCTGTGAGGTGCTCTGGCAGTTCCTTCTACAACATTTCTACTAGAAATTTCCATAACATGACAAATGTAAATTGCTATAATTTAGACTTTATTGAGATTATATGATAAAAAAGTTTCAATGATTTAAATTGTAATCTTATTTGGGAATATTATGGAACAAAAAGCACTTGAATGCCCTGTTTGTAAAAGTAACAAAGCAGAAATTGCAGGTGAAAATGTAAAATTAAGCGGTAGATTTGAAGATAAAGAATTTCTTACTACTGAATTAACTGTTCTACGATGTACTAAATGTGGATATTACATGCTGTTTGATAAAATGGCACAATTCACAACCCAAGAACCATCTGATGATTAATAATTAAAAATATTGAAAACTTATCTTTCAATTATTGCCTGTGTATCAACTTGTTTTAACAATTCTTGAATCTCTTCAGGAGTTTCAGAACCGTACACAATAAGGATTCTATCTTGATCCATTGGTTCATACCCTGCAACATCATTCACTTCTTGATCATTGATAAAGAATCTCAATGAATAATCTTCATTTGTACAAAACTGTCTTCCGTCTTGGAATATTAAGCATTTATCATCTACTTGTAATTTCATTGAATTAAACAAAAATCCTAATTTCACACCAGTTGCATGCTTGTGAACTGTAGTTCCGTCTCCACCTTCAAAGTGAATCCAACTTGTTTTAATTTGATAAGCAGGTAATGAAAAGTCAAATGTATCTCCAAATATTTTTACTAACATTGCAGCATGAGAATGTTCACTTCCTAATGTACCTGCCCCTTCTGGAGCGCCAGGTGCATTTGTTGTCATGTTCATAAAAACCCAGACTGAATAACCCACTATTACAGCTATTACTGCAAACACTCCTATAGCTATCATCATGTTCTTTCTTTTCTCAGAAGAGCGCTTTGTAGCGTAATTTTCACGTTTTTCTTCACGTTCTCTTCTCTCTTTTCTTCCCATGATTAATCATAAATCAAAAATTTACCCTAATTAACTGTTCGATGAAACAATAATAAAATCAAAAAATTCAATTTTATTATGAGTTGTATTTTTTGTGATATATTATCGGGAGTTAAAAATGCTCATATTCTGTATGAGGACTCATCACATGTTGCATTTTTAGACAAGTATCCGATAGACGTAGGTCATAGTTTGATAGTTCCAAAAAAACACCATGAAAGAATTACTGATATGGATTCAAAAGCAGTTGGTGATTTGTTTTCAATAGTTCCAAAAATAGCTAATGCAATTTTATCTGCAACTGATGCTGATGCATTTAGTCTTGGACAAAACAATGGAAGGGCTGCAAAACAAATTATTCCTCATGTCCATGTCCACATTATTCCAAGATATAATCACAAAGGAACTATTTGGACAAAACGTTCAATCTCAAATGATGCAGAATTATCTATACTGGCAACAAAAATCAAGTCTTTACTTCTTTAGTATGGCCTGGATTATATCGAAGTATGGCACCCACTTTACCCAAGCTTGATAACATAGTTCCATGTTCCGCACTTCCTGAAACTACCTCTAATTTACTTCCTGTTTTAGCAGCAAGAAGTTCCAAATAGTCTACAATATCTTGCTCATTTGGTTCAACTTCCATTGCATTACATGCAGGGCAAGGCTTACTAGAGTATTCTGTCTTTTTTGGAATGACGTCTCTTCTTTCAACAATTATCTCTTGAATATTCTGACATCTGCGGCATTTTCCTTCAACTCGATTTAAGTTTGTGTCATCGGTGATGATCAAAGTTTTTACTACATTATTTTTCAAAAGTTCAATCACGTCTTGTAATCCGTATACTCCTAAACCTGAATGGGAGTTTACCTCTCTGAACAAGTCTTCAATTAGCTTCTTTTCTTCCACCATTCTGAAATCTGATAAAAGTTCAGCAGACTTTGCAAATGCCTCTCTAATCCCCTCTGCTCCAGAATATCCACAGTCTAACGTATTGATGATCATATTCTGTAATCTGTACTCTAAATAATTTCCATTGATGAAATCTTCTTTTGTAGGTCCAGGACCTGAAATTATTAATCCCTTTACAGGATAAATGTCAATAAAATATTCCCTTGTTGTTCCTGCAACTCTGTTGTAAAAATATGAAAGCTCCATCTCCCTTAATTTTTGGAATCTTTTTGCCGACTGTCCTCCTTGTCTGTGTTTACCTGCTACTCCTGAGCCTGTTTGTGAAAGTACTTCTATTTTGTCGCCATGTAATAGTCCCCAACCCGCATCTTTGGCATCAATTGCTAAAAAGCCAATCAAATTATCATCTTTTAGCATGTCTTTTAGAATGTCCACATGAAAATGATCATCGCATCTGTAAAGATACTGTTTCAAATCTTTTGGAGGATCAATTTCCCATACCTTTACCACTTCACTTCCTAAAGGACCACCTCCTTCAGGTGGCAGTGCTCCACAAAACATCACCAGTCCTCTGTCTGGTGTTTTTTTAAGTAGTTTTAATCTCTGAACTACTTTGCCTAATGAATCTACAACATGTGATCTTGTCAAATCTGATTTAATGTTGTCTGCAGTTCCTTGCTCTTGTTGTAGTGTGCTAATAATTTCGTGTAGTTGTTTTCCTTTTGGTATGTATACACTGATTAGTTCAGTCCCTCTTCCTGATTTTTGGGATAATTCTTCTAACATTTTTCTAATTTTGTAAAGTTTTACGGAATCTACTTTTTCTATGTTTATTTTTTCCATTTGTTTTTGCTTCCTGCTATACGAATATTAAGTTTGGTTGATTCAATTCATTATCTTCCTGAAATTATAATTCATCGATGGATTTTAAAAAGACTTCAAGTGGTTGATTGCCTCTTATTTTGATTATTTTTTCATCATTAAAAACTAGAAAATATGGTGTGGCATCAACACCTATTTCTTTTCCAAATTGATGTAATTGATTTACTTTTTCCAAGTATTTGTGATTATCAAGACACGTGTTGAATTTATCTAAATTCAATTCAATTGTTGTTGCAAATTTATCTAACGAGTTTCGGTTAATCCATCCTGTTTTTTCGCCTGCCCAGTTCTTGTATAATTCGTCATGATATTGCCAGTATTTTCCTTGGTCTTGAGCACAATATGCTGCCTCTGCAGCCAAAATAGAATCTTCACCATTTAATGGAAAGTCTTTGAATACCATTTTTATTTTTCCAGTATCAATGAAATCTTGTTTAATCGTATTTAGTGTGGTTTGATGAAACTTGTAACAAAATGTACACTGATAATCACCCCACTCTAAAATTGTAATTTTCGCTGAAGGATCCCCTATAATTGGTGAGCCATTCTGAATCAGATTTGTCTCCGTTAGTATTTTTGGGTTATTATCCTCTGTTTGTGGATAAAATGCTAAGATCGAACCTGCCAAAATTCCTATTATCATTGGAATTATGAGTACAAAGTTTCTTTTCATAGATTTGCTGGTTTTATTTTCTAGTAAATAGTTTCCTTGCTCTACGCCGTTGCTATTGTCCATAATGCAGAATTTTTTGCAGATATTTCTGCTACAAAAGGATCATCTGATGATGAAATTATTATGACATCTTCTTCATCCGGACATAAATTCTCAATTATGTATTTTCTCGTTTTAGCGTCTCTATGAAAACATTCCCTTTCATTTCCTGGGAAAACTAATTTCTCATTTTTGTATATCATTGTGGTACAACCTGAAGATCCATACAAAATTGCATAATCTCTTTGCTCAATCCCAGTTTTGATCATTTTGGAATATTTTTTTAATAAAATTGCATGATTGTATTTTCCTTGAATTATTGATGATTTTTTTATTTTACATTCTTTTGCTATTGTGTTTCTTATTTGATTTGTTAGTTTTTTTCCTTTTTCGGTAAGAAATGTCCCAGATTTTGTTGATTCTACAATCCCTGCTTTTTTTAAATGTAAAATTAACGTCTTGACTGCTCCTTCCCCTAAATGAATTTCTTTTGCAAATGTTGCTCTGCTAACAAAACATTCCTTATCTAATAACTGCAATGCCTTTAAAACATGAGGAATGCTAAATGTGAGTACTTTGCTTGAGCCTTTTCTAGATACAATGTCCTGTAAAATTTGAATATTTTTACGCAGGATTCTTCTATCTTAAGTTGATATATAAATTCAATAAATATTTCAGATTATCTTTTATGATAGTTATTTAAAATTGATATCGCATTTGTATACTTTGTGGAGATGCATTCTTTATCGTTTGAGTTAATCTCTTCAAATTTATCTAGTAGTGTTTTATTATTAATCATATCATCTAACGCTTCTATTGAAAATGGTTTTTTGATAATTTCTATAGCTTTGTTGATTTTGGTTAATGACTCTGACAATATTTTTTCAACATAACCTGATGCAAAAATTATTCTTTGATTTGGATTTATCTTTAGAATTTCAACTGCTGTTTGAACTCCATTTAGTTCGGGCATATTATGATCCAATATGACTACATCAAAATAATTATTTAATTGATTTAATTTTGAATGCTCATATTCTTTTTTATAAATTTCTATACACTTCAATCCATTCTCTGCTGTAATTACGTGTCTATTGTCAAATTTTAACCAGTCTTGGTATAGTTCTAATAAGTGAGGTTCGTCATCTGCAATAAGCAATCTTGCTGATTTGGTATTTGGAATTTGTTTCATCATTACTGTATAATCTGTTTGATTGTTTTTGATTCTACTCATTTCCATTTTTATTGGATCTAAAATCTTAGACTTTCCCAATTTTCCAAAAATTCCTTGTACGTTATCTGCAAATATGTCGTAATTTCTAGTAATTTCTTCTTCAGATTTTCCGCTCTCTTTTATCATTGTTTGAATAATTGACTTGTATCCGTTTGTTCCATACAGATCTATTAATGATGTTTGCATGATCTGTGATATCTTGCTTTCGTGACTTTCATGATTAATTCTTGATTCTAAACTATGCATTTTATGATTTTCTTACTTTCAAATAAAACAAAAGCATCAGTATGTTAGATCG is part of the Nitrosarchaeum sp. genome and harbors:
- a CDS encoding DsbA family protein; translation: MKRNFVLIIPMIIGILAGSILAFYPQTEDNNPKILTETNLIQNGSPIIGDPSAKITILEWGDYQCTFCYKFHQTTLNTIKQDFIDTGKIKMVFKDFPLNGEDSILAAEAAYCAQDQGKYWQYHDELYKNWAGEKTGWINRNSLDKFATTIELNLDKFNTCLDNHKYLEKVNQLHQFGKEIGVDATPYFLVFNDEKIIKIRGNQPLEVFLKSIDEL
- the ilvD gene encoding dihydroxy-acid dehydratase, producing MEISSRNVVEGTARAPHRAMYKAMGLTDSDLDKPFVGVCHTGNEATPCNIHLPRLALKAKEGVSDGGATPREFSTIAVSDGIAMGHEGMKSSLISREIIADSIELMIRAHQYDAFVGIAGCDKSLPGTMMAMARLNLPSIFVYGGTIMPGMLNGKELTVVDVYEAVGAYDAGQLSLEGLKAIENTACPNAGSCGGMFTANTMASISEAIGLALPGSASPPAEDDRREKIVYDTGKACVKLLEQNIKPRDILTFEAFENAITMLNAVGGSTNGILHLLALSNEAGIKLTYDDFERVRKKTPHLADMKPGGNYVMNSLDKIGGIPFVLKKLAEKKLIHDNCITVTGKSIKENIASMNIPEPVQQIVKSVENPIHSVGTAVILKGSLAPEGAVIKTAGVEMTRFTGKARVYDREEYAFDAVARGEIEEGHVVVIRYEGPKGGPGMREMLATTAALVGQGLGKKVAMVTDGRFSGGTRGFMVGHVAPEAYVGGPIALVKNDDEITIDTEANILDLHVSVDELERRKRQWSPPKPNYTTGALAKYATLVGSAAQGAITSAKL
- a CDS encoding bifunctional nuclease family protein — translated: MEIDQAQEPDYESVKIDYVGFVDPYAVEGMLVLKGDDDKEFHMRAFSGEVARHISSFVDSSAESVPSVYKMIEEICEENELMLVKVKIYESGEVLRANLYFTGKKDLVLRNYRASDAMALGALYNIPILVRKNLLKEHMEA
- a CDS encoding response regulator; protein product: MHSLESRINHESHESKISQIMQTSLIDLYGTNGYKSIIQTMIKESGKSEEEITRNYDIFADNVQGIFGKLGKSKILDPIKMEMSRIKNNQTDYTVMMKQIPNTKSARLLIADDEPHLLELYQDWLKFDNRHVITAENGLKCIEIYKKEYEHSKLNQLNNYFDVVILDHNMPELNGVQTAVEILKINPNQRIIFASGYVEKILSESLTKINKAIEIIKKPFSIEALDDMINNKTLLDKFEEINSNDKECISTKYTNAISILNNYHKR
- a CDS encoding HIT family protein; its protein translation is MSCIFCDILSGVKNAHILYEDSSHVAFLDKYPIDVGHSLIVPKKHHERITDMDSKAVGDLFSIVPKIANAILSATDADAFSLGQNNGRAAKQIIPHVHVHIIPRYNHKGTIWTKRSISNDAELSILATKIKSLLL
- a CDS encoding DUF4443 domain-containing protein, whose translation is MQLLDKECFVSRATFAKEIHLGEGAVKTLILHLKKAGIVESTKSGTFLTEKGKKLTNQIRNTIAKECKIKKSSIIQGKYNHAILLKKYSKMIKTGIEQRDYAILYGSSGCTTMIYKNEKLVFPGNERECFHRDAKTRKYIIENLCPDEEDVIIISSSDDPFVAEISAKNSALWTIATA
- a CDS encoding HD domain-containing protein; its protein translation is MEDSTDIILKAKKLAHEKHKNQKRKDGVTPYSDHLEGVVNRLKNLGVTDKNVLAAAWMHDIIENTDVTFDQINEKFGREIAVIILSLSKDKSIAKKDIEQQYITQLKNASIQAKIIKLCDISANLKDLSTAPISKNQKNKQVKKIIHYMRIIKNDISEKQSEYPKITEIIDGINTICVKFHQKPFVI
- the prf1 gene encoding peptide chain release factor aRF-1: MEKINIEKVDSVKLYKIRKMLEELSQKSGRGTELISVYIPKGKQLHEIISTLQQEQGTADNIKSDLTRSHVVDSLGKVVQRLKLLKKTPDRGLVMFCGALPPEGGGPLGSEVVKVWEIDPPKDLKQYLYRCDDHFHVDILKDMLKDDNLIGFLAIDAKDAGWGLLHGDKIEVLSQTGSGVAGKHRQGGQSAKRFQKLREMELSYFYNRVAGTTREYFIDIYPVKGLIISGPGPTKEDFINGNYLEYRLQNMIINTLDCGYSGAEGIREAFAKSAELLSDFRMVEEKKLIEDLFREVNSHSGLGVYGLQDVIELLKNNVVKTLIITDDTNLNRVEGKCRRCQNIQEIIVERRDVIPKKTEYSSKPCPACNAMEVEPNEQDIVDYLELLAAKTGSKLEVVSGSAEHGTMLSSLGKVGAILRYNPGHTKEVKT
- a CDS encoding protein-disulfide isomerase, with protein sequence MGRKERREREEKRENYATKRSSEKRKNMMIAIGVFAVIAVIVGYSVWVFMNMTTNAPGAPEGAGTLGSEHSHAAMLVKIFGDTFDFSLPAYQIKTSWIHFEGGDGTTVHKHATGVKLGFLFNSMKLQVDDKCLIFQDGRQFCTNEDYSLRFFINDQEVNDVAGYEPMDQDRILIVYGSETPEEIQELLKQVDTQAIIER